From a region of the Zingiber officinale cultivar Zhangliang chromosome 10B, Zo_v1.1, whole genome shotgun sequence genome:
- the LOC122028631 gene encoding C2 and GRAM domain-containing protein At1g03370-like has translation MLDSFPCSEHRILDKLPKGNIYSLLEMKLWVHVIEARNLPVVNLSGTCDPYVRLQLGNHRSKTKVVKKNLNPVWDEKFDFMVGELSEELIITVFNEDKYFNNDVLGKVKVSLLKVLDGENLSLQTHWYQLQSKNKKSKTKKTGEICLAISLSPRNNILDESSITEQVSSFANVASSSESFELIKEAPFYTSSEKVEPSSPSSPPLRLDNTTITKEDKLSAGSFVEVLSQFFLGRNTDSLVLADRKDLGSPEQSQSAPAETEICADPSSNEPCENNFSSLLETVATKDNGTGMPGKLPGGVLLDQSYDIAPVDLNNLLFSPDSNFGDSVAEVQGTTDLKKESWRLINDESSLKRVITYTKAASKLIKSVRATEEQTYLKADGKQFAILASVSIPDVPFGSYFKTEILYCIMPGPQLPSPNQSSNLLISWRINFLQSTMMKGMIESGAKQGLIESFAQFVDILSKHVKPLSLEDSSSKIEENLTVPETKKETGLGLAVHFLQNFAVLLSLFICIYVCAHILIANPSMVHGLELVGLDLPDSLTEFLVSAVLIIQGQYVLKVIGRFLRAREHNRNDCSVKSQGDGWLLTVALIEASNIAAAYSFGSSDSYVVFKCNGKTKTSSIKFQTTNPVWNEVFEFDPMDDPPSRMEVVVYDFDGPSEDAISLGHAEVNFVKSNLSKLADIWIPLQGNLAQACQSKLHLRIFLNNSTSNEVVRQYLTKMEKEVGKKINLRSPQTNSSFQKLFGLPQEEFLINDFSCHLKRKMLLQGRLFLSARVVGFSANIFGHKTKFFILWDDIDDIQVAPPSLANVGIPSLIIILSEGRGMDAKHGAKEVDHDGRLKFHFQSFVSFNVASRTIMALWKARSLSPEQKMQLAQNESEAKEETGSFLGSEDVKMIEVFSDGLPLAASSVVDLFGGLLEPKIMQKVGCIDYLTTPWQSVKPDVHQRRISYKVDKNLSCFTGEVTGTQKKYPLSDGSGWVIEESISLQPQEHQLCAYLSLLLKYQIQDVSSVPKACYVQVTLGISLLKGTKQKRKITKSLTSDASLRLKDMFCQFEIELLTGDQII, from the exons ATGCTAGATTCATTTCCATGCTCGGAGCACAGAATCTTGGATAAATTGCCCAAAGGAAATAT ATACAGTTTGTTGGAAATGAAGCTTTGGGTTCATGTCATTGAAGCCCGTAACCTTCCTGTGGTGAATCTGAGTGGCACATGTGATCCTTACGTGAGATTGCAGCTTGGCAACCATAGGTCAAAAACAAAGGTAGTGAAGAAGAACTTGAACCCTGTTTGGGATGAAAAATTCGACTTCATGGTTGGAGAACTCAGCGAAGAGCTTATCATAACCGTCTTCAATGAGGATAAGTACTTTAACAATGATGTCCTGGGGAAGGTGAAGGTGTCATTGTTGAAAGTTTTGGATGGTGAAAATCTATCATTGCAGACACATTGGTACCAGCTTCAATCCAAGAACAAGAAATCAAAGACAAAAAAAACAG GGGAAATTTGTCTTGCTATATCTTTGTCCCCTAGGAACAATATCTTGGATGAATCTTCTATTACTGAACAGGTATCTTCCTTTGCTAACGTTGCATCAAGTTCGGAGTCATTTGAACTAATTAAGGAGGCTCCTTTCTACACTTCTAGTGAAAAAGTagagccttcttctccttcttctccacctTTGAGACTTGACAATACTACAATTACCAAGGAAGATAAGTTGAGTGCAGGCTCTTTTGTTGAAGTATTGTCTCAATTTTTTCTCGGGAGAAATACAGATTCCTTGGTGTTAGCTGATAGAAAAGATCTCGGTTCCCCGGAACAATCCCAAAGTGCACCTGCAGAAACAGAGATATGTGCTGACCCATCTTCTAATGAGCCATGTGAAAATAATTTCAGTTCTCTGTTGGAAACTGTAGCTACAAAGGATAATGGGACTGGTATGCCCGGAAAACTACCTGGTGGGGTATTGCTAGATCAGTCTTATGATATTGCACCAGTTGATTTGAACAACCTCTTATTTTCACCGGATTCAAACTTTGGGGATTCTGTTGCAGAAGTTCAGGGAACTACAGATCTGAAAAAGGAATCCTGGAGGCTTATCAATGATGAAAGTAGTTTGAAGAGAGTGATAACTTATACAAAAGCTGCAAGTAAACTGATTAAGTCTGTAAGAGCTACGGAAGAGCAGACATATTTGAAAGCAGATGGAAAACAGTTTGCTATTCTGGCAAGTGTAAGCATTCCCGATGTTCCTTTTGGTAGCTATTTCAAGACAGAGATCCTTTATTGTATAATGCCAGGACCTCAGTTGCCATCTCCAAACCAGTCATCAAATTTGCTGATATCGTGGCGTATAAACTTTCTTCAAAGTACTATGATGAAAGGCATGATTGAAAGCGGAGCAAAGCAAGGTCTGATAGAGAGTTTTGCCCAGTTTGTTGATATTCTTTCCAAACATGTTAAACCACTTTCCCTGGAAGACTCTTCTTCTAAAATAGAGGAAAACTTGACAGTGCCCGAGACAAAGAAAGAAACGGGATTGGGTTTGGCAGTTCACTTCCTGCAGAATTTTGCTGTTCTCCTCTCTCTTTTTATATGCATTTATGTGTGTGCTCACATCCTAATAGCCAACCCGAGTATGGTTCATGGGCTTGAGCTTGTTGGCCTTGATTTGCCTGATTCTCTTACAGAATTTCTAGTGTCAGCAGTTTTAATAATTCAAGGGCAATATGTTCTAAAAGTAATTGGACGCTTCTTGCGTGCTAGAGAACATAACA GGAATGATTGTAGCGTTAAATCACAAGGAGATGGTTGGTTGCTGACTGTTGCATTGATTGAAGCAAGCAACATCGCAGCTGCATATTCATTTGGATCATCTGATTCCTATGTCGTTTTTAAATGCAATGGAAAGACGAAGACAAGCTCTATCAAGTTTCAAACAACAAATCCTGTATGGAATG AggtatttgaatttgatcccATGGATGATCCTCCATCGAGAATGGAGGTTGTAGTTTATGATTTTGATGGGCCTTCAGAAGATGCTATCTCCCTGGGCCATGCTGAAGTCAACTTTGTGAAATCTAACTTGTCAAAACTAGCTGATATCTGGATCCCTCTTCAAGGAAATCTTGCTCAGGCATGTCAGTCTAAGTTGCATTTGAGGATTTTCTTGAACAATTCAACAAGCAATGAAGTTGTTAGACAGTACCTAACTAAAATGGAGAAGGAGGTTGGGAAGAAG ATAAATCTGCGGTCCCCTCAAACAAATTCTTCATTCCAGAAGCTTTTTGGTCTTCCCCAAGAAGAATTTCTCATTAATGATTTTTCTTGTCATTTGAAGCGGAAAATGCTTTTACAG GGTCGTCTCTTTCTTTCTGCAAGAGTTGTTGGGTTTTCTGCAAACATATTTGGACACAAAACCAAGTTTTTTATTCTCTGGGATGACATTGACGACATCCAAGTTGCTCCACCATCTCTGGCAAATGTAGGTATCCCTTCTTTGATTATTATTCTAAGCGAAGGCAGAGGCATGGATGCCAAGCATGGAGCAAAAGAAGTTGACCATGATGGGAGactaaaattccattttcaatcaTTTGTCTCATTCAATGTAGCCAGCAG GACTATCATGGCATTGTGGAAAGCAAGATCTTTGAGTCCCGAACAGAAGATGCAACTTGCCCAAAATGAATCTGAAGCAAAAGAAGAAACTGGTTCATTCCTGGGATCAGAGGATGTGAAGATGATCGAGGTATTCTCCGATGGCCTTCCACTGGCT GCAAGCTCCGTGGTGGATCTATTTGGAGGCCTGTTGGAGCCTAAGATTATGCAAAAAGTTGGTTGCATTGACTACTTGACTACGCCATGGCAATCAGTTAAACCTGACGTGCATCAGAGGCGAATTAGTTACAAAGTTGACAAGAATCTATCATGTTTCACTGGTGAAGTTACCGGCACTCAGAAAAAGTATCCCTTGTCTGATGGAAGCGGATGGGTTATCGAAGAGTCTATATCCCTTCAACCCCAAGAGCATCAATTGTGTGCTTATCTAAGT CTTCTTCTAAAATACCAGATCCAAGATGTGTCTTCTGTACCGAAAGCATGCTATGTCCAGGTAACTCTAGGAATTAGTTTGCTCAAAGGTACCAAACAGAAAAGGAAGATCACTAAGAGCTTGACATCCGATGCTTCCCTTCGCCTTAAGGATATGTTCTGTCAATTTGAAATAGAGCTACTCACCGGGGACCAAATTATATGA
- the LOC122030145 gene encoding uncharacterized protein LOC122030145 isoform X2 has translation MAVRVPVIGLPPFCSLGCGQGSCTMSSSSRPTKRRSRSKVPVWPFLVASFFVGAYALIPYFVLWKPPPPAVEEEELTNWPLNFLDSKVTAMITIIAGLGLIVYAGLADGAVWMEFYQYCRESKLIHVTVIDFLLCTAFAPFWVYNDTTARGWMNKGSWLLPIALIPLVGPALYVLLRPPLAALPMFTSSTSTKSD, from the exons ATGGCGGTGCGAGTGCCAGTGATTGGATTACCTCCGTTCTGCTCTTTGGGCTGTGGGCAGGGCTCATGTACTATGTCTTCCAGCTCGCGCCCAACCAAACGCCG TTCAAGAAGCAAAGTTCCTGTCTGGCCGTTCCTAGTTGCTTCATTCTTTGTCGGTGCTTATGCTCTGATTCCTTATTTCGTTCTTTGGAAGCCTCCGCCACCAGCTGTTGAAGAAGAGGAGCTCACTAATTGGCCTCTAAACTTTCTAGACTCGAAGGTCACTGCCATG ATTACAATTATTGCAGGTTTGGGTCTGATTGTATATGCCGGTTTAGCTGATGGAGCAGTGTGGATGGAGTTCTACCAATACTGCAGAGAAAGCAAGCTT ATTCATGTCACAGTCATCGACTTCTTATTATGCACCGCCTTCGCGCCATTTTGGGTGTATAATGACACGACTGCTAGGGGATG GATGAACAAAGGCTCCTGGCTTTTGCCAATTGCGCTGATTCCATTAGTCGGACCGGCATTGTATGTTCTATTGCGCCCTCCTCTGGCAGCACTCCCCATGTTTACCTCTTCCACCAGCACAAAGAGTGACTAA
- the LOC122030145 gene encoding uncharacterized protein LOC122030145 isoform X1, translated as MGMLPAKSYPTLCHYPSSSPSLSKRQNPNPRSLLPRIPPLGAQSLFLLENSTPRLVFGMKPTTLPLEKRRLLHTCRDSIEREDFEASVEEKEKNMVERTADGGASASDWITSVLLFGLWAGLMYYVFQLAPNQTPYRDMYFLQKLFFLKGDDGFVMNRVLVAVWWMMGLWPLVYSMLLLPTGRSSRSKVPVWPFLVASFFVGAYALIPYFVLWKPPPPAVEEEELTNWPLNFLDSKVTAMITIIAGLGLIVYAGLADGAVWMEFYQYCRESKLIHVTVIDFLLCTAFAPFWVYNDTTARGWMNKGSWLLPIALIPLVGPALYVLLRPPLAALPMFTSSTSTKSD; from the exons ATGGGAATGCTCCCGGCCAAATCCTATCCAACTCTGTGCCACTACCCTTCGTCCTCTCCCTCCCTCTCCAAGCGCCAAAACCCTAATCCCAGATCCCTTCTCCCCCGTATCCCACCTCTGGGTGCCCAATCCCTATTCCTCCTGGAAAATTCTACGCCAAGATTGGTTTTTGGGATGAAGCCTACGACTTTGCCGCTGGAGAAGAGGCGTCTCCTCCACACATGCCGAGATTCCATCGAAAGGGAGGATTTCGAAGCGAGTgtcgaggagaaggagaagaatatgGTGGAGAGGACTGCGGATGGCGGTGCGAGTGCCAGTGATTGGATTACCTCCGTTCTGCTCTTTGGGCTGTGGGCAGGGCTCATGTACTATGTCTTCCAGCTCGCGCCCAACCAAACGCCG TACAGGGATATGTATTTCTTGCAAAAGCTATTTTTTCTAAAAGGAGATGATGGTTTTGTGATGAACCGAGTTCTTGTGGCCGTGTGGTGGATGATGGGTCTGTGGCCCCTTGTGTATAGCATGTTGTTGCTTCCTACTGGAAGAAG TTCAAGAAGCAAAGTTCCTGTCTGGCCGTTCCTAGTTGCTTCATTCTTTGTCGGTGCTTATGCTCTGATTCCTTATTTCGTTCTTTGGAAGCCTCCGCCACCAGCTGTTGAAGAAGAGGAGCTCACTAATTGGCCTCTAAACTTTCTAGACTCGAAGGTCACTGCCATG ATTACAATTATTGCAGGTTTGGGTCTGATTGTATATGCCGGTTTAGCTGATGGAGCAGTGTGGATGGAGTTCTACCAATACTGCAGAGAAAGCAAGCTT ATTCATGTCACAGTCATCGACTTCTTATTATGCACCGCCTTCGCGCCATTTTGGGTGTATAATGACACGACTGCTAGGGGATG GATGAACAAAGGCTCCTGGCTTTTGCCAATTGCGCTGATTCCATTAGTCGGACCGGCATTGTATGTTCTATTGCGCCCTCCTCTGGCAGCACTCCCCATGTTTACCTCTTCCACCAGCACAAAGAGTGACTAA